Part of the Candidatus Binatus sp. genome is shown below.
AGGATCGGCGGCGTCAGGATGATTCCCGGACACACCGCGTGGCATCGGAGTCCCTTGCGCGCGGATTCGATCGCCGTCGCGCGCGTCAGATTGATCACCCCTGCCTTGATTGCGTTGTAAGCGCCGAGGCCGTAGTCGCCGGCGAGGCCCGACACCGAGCCAGTATTGATGATCGCGCCCTTGCGCCGCGGCACCATCACGCCGAGCGCGCATCGCGTCGCGTACCAATACGCCGTCAGCCCGATTTCGACGGCCTTGCGAAAGTGCTCGAGCGTCATCTCGCCGACGCGTCCAGTGTAGAGGCGAATCGCGTTGTTGTGCAGGATGTCGAGTTGGCCGAACTTGTCGGTCGCGAACTTGATCATGTGCTCGACTTCCGGCGGATTGCCGACATTCGCCACCAGCGCTTCGGCGGTACCGCCGGCGCTGCGAATCTCGCCGGCGACGCGGGTCGCGCCCTCCTCATTCAGATCGACCACGACCACCGCGGCGCCCTCCGCCGCGAGCCGTTTGGCGGTGGCTTCGCCTATTCCAGAGCCGGAGCCGGAAATCAGTGCGACCTTGTCTTTGAGTCTCATCGGGAATCCTTCTTTTGAGTTATTGCTGCGATTGTCGATT
Proteins encoded:
- a CDS encoding SDR family NAD(P)-dependent oxidoreductase; the encoded protein is MRLKDKVALISGSGSGIGEATAKRLAAEGAAVVVVDLNEEGATRVAGEIRSAGGTAEALVANVGNPPEVEHMIKFATDKFGQLDILHNNAIRLYTGRVGEMTLEHFRKAVEIGLTAYWYATRCALGVMVPRRKGAIINTGSVSGLAGDYGLGAYNAIKAGVINLTRATAIESARKGLRCHAVCPGIILTPPILKSRRALPEMAQRSEQAVPMGRCGEPIEIANVVLFLASDEASYVTGTCIVADGGLMAHTGMPSITGGGADW